A single genomic interval of Pomacea canaliculata isolate SZHN2017 linkage group LG5, ASM307304v1, whole genome shotgun sequence harbors:
- the LOC112564089 gene encoding LOW QUALITY PROTEIN: pre-mRNA-splicing factor SLU7-like (The sequence of the model RefSeq protein was modified relative to this genomic sequence to represent the inferred CDS: deleted 2 bases in 1 codon) — translation MTFRLNLPPSEIARLARSEQSAGYGEIKKQSREGWKKMKELEEARKAGTAPAMKDEKGKDINPHIPQYIMQAPWYIGAKTPTLRHQRQQPLRRRTSKYGFESKRDNWSHVDADEHLWEVFEKFKKLERVGDDSKYTEDMDMPGQKFETKQRFSVRNLRIREDTAKYLFNLDLNSAHYDPKTRSMRDNPFQGSGKDAIIETLYIGENAVRLSGDAEEFARKQLFAWEAYEKGTDVHLQADPTKLELLHKEFLQRRDTFKQTAKDSVLDRYGGHEHLEAPPKQLCWLKTISHPGNLAYHAVFGPERAALYAIHTKEQKPISLRVAPHLQAAGIDIRQEDYVEYSRHGTVIKGQEKADVKSRYEEDVFPNNHQSVWGSFWRDGRWGYKCCYSLVEESYCTGKAGIVAEQESIGIASHLSVEQGTVALRETSTDDQPDKQEKKKKNKDKKKKKRKHRYSSEDESDEEKKKKRLKKALEKKRMTELLQIDERNRPYNSMCDVRATTE, via the exons ATGACTTTCCGGTTGAACTTGCCACCATCTGAAATTGCGCGGCTGGCAAGATCAGAGCAGTCTGCAGGATATGGTGAGATTAAAAAACAGTCCCGAGAgggctggaaaaaaatgaaagaattagAAGAAGCCCGTAAAGCTGGCACAGCACCAGCcatgaaagatgaaaagggGAA GGATATTAATCCTCACATCCCCCAGTATATCATGCAGGCTCCTTGGTATATAGGAGCCAAGACTCCTACACTTCGTCATCAACGACAACAG CCACTAAGAAGGAGAACATCTAAGTATGGTTTTGAGAGTAAGCGCGACAACTGGAGTCATGTTGATGCAGATGAACATCTGTGGGAAGTAtttgaaaaattcaaaaaacTTGAGAGG GTAGGTGATGACAG CAAGTATACAGAAGATATGGATATGCCTGGTCAAAAGTTTGAAACAAAGCAGCGCTTCAGTGTGAGGAATCTTCGTATCCGGGAAGATACAGCAAAG tACCTGTTCAATCTAGATCTCAACTCCGCACACTACGATCCCAAGACAAGATCAATGAGAGACAACCCCTTTCAGGGTTCTGGAAAAGATGCGATAAT AGAAACGCTGTATATTGGTGAGAACGCTGTAAGATTATCTGGAGATGCAGAGGAATTTGCTAGGAAGCAAT TATTTGCATGGGAGGCTTATGAGAAAGGCACAGATGTCCACCTGCAGGCTGATCCTACAAAACTGGAGCTTCTGCACAAGGAGTTCTTGCAGCGCCGTGACACCTTCAAGCAGACAGCTAAGGACAGTGTGCTTGATCGATATGGAGGACACGAGCATTTGGAGGCTCCTCCTAAGCAGTTGTGCTGGCTCAAAACA ATCT ctcatcctggaaacctTGCATACCATGCTGTTTTCGGACCTgagcgtgctgccctgtatgccattcataccaaggagcaaaagccaATATCACTCCGTGTAgcacctcacctacaagctgccgGAATAGATATTCGACAG GAGGACTATGTCGAATACTCGAGGCATGGCACGGTCATCAAAGGCCAAGAGAAGGCTGATGTCAAGTCTAGATATGAAGAAGATGTGTTTCCAAACAATCATCAG AGTGTTTGGGGTTCATTTTGGAGGGATGGACGGTGGGGCTACAAATGTTGCTATTCCCTGGTGGAGGAGTCTTACTGCACAGGCAAAGCTGGCATCGTAGCTGAACAG GAAAGCATTGGTATAGCCAGTCACCTTAGTGTAGAGCAAGGGACAGTGGCACTTAGAGAGACATCCACAGATGACCAGCCTGACAAG caggagaagaaaaaaaagaacaaggacaaaaagaagaagaaaaggaagcacAGATACTCCAGTGAGGATGAATCagatgaagagaagaagaaaaagagacttAAGAAG GCCTTGGAAAAGAAGCGAATGACTGAGCTGTTGCAGATAGACGAGCGGAACCGACCATACAACAGCATGTGCGACGTGCGTGCTACCACAGAGTAG